In Candidatus Obscuribacterales bacterium, the genomic stretch TCCGACATTCCCAGCGATTTGCCTCGGGTCTATGCTGATCCGGAGCGGGTGGAACAGGTGCTCATGAATTTGCTCGACAATGCGATTAAGTACACACCGGTGTCCGGTCGCATTCGCCTGACCATTTTGCATCGCACCACCCAAAAGGTGCAGGTGAGTATCTGTGATGATGGCCCTGGCATTCCTGAAGAAAATTGCGATCGCATCTTTGAAGATCGATTTCGCCTAGAACGGGATGAAAGCAAGGATGGCTATGGTATCGGCCTCTCCCTCTGCCAGCGGGTCATTCGGGCGCACTATGGGCAAATCTGGGTTGATTCTGTTCCCAGCCAGGGCAGTTGCTTCCACTTCACCCTGCCGGTCTACCGTTCCTAGGGATGGGGTAAGCCATGTCTACGGGATTAGACAAGCCATCTCTCCGCCGATCGCTCCTGGCCCATCGTCAAGCTATGACGGTGCACGACTGGCAGCAGGCCAGCGATCGCCTCTGTGCCCATCTCCAAGCTAGTGCTCAACTGCAGCAGGCCAGGACGGTGTTTGCCTACTTCAGCATTCGCCAAGAGCCCGACCTACGTCCACTGTTCACTGCTTGCCC encodes the following:
- a CDS encoding ATP-binding protein, which codes for SDIPSDLPRVYADPERVEQVLMNLLDNAIKYTPVSGRIRLTILHRTTQKVQVSICDDGPGIPEENCDRIFEDRFRLERDESKDGYGIGLSLCQRVIRAHYGQIWVDSVPSQGSCFHFTLPVYRS